Proteins encoded in a region of the Bubalus bubalis isolate 160015118507 breed Murrah chromosome 9, NDDB_SH_1, whole genome shotgun sequence genome:
- the FEM1A gene encoding protein fem-1 homolog A, with the protein MDLHTAVYNAARDGKLQLLQKLLSGRSREELEELTGEVASGGTPLLIAARYGHLDVVEYLVDRCGASVEAGGSVHFDGEIIEGAPPLWAASAAGHLDVVRSLLRRGASVNRTTRTNSTPLRAACFDGHLEVVRYLVGEHQADLEVANRHGHTCLMISCYKGHREIARYLLEQGAQVNRRSAKGNTALHDCAESGSLEILQLLLGCNARMERDGYGMTPLLAASVTGHTNIVEYLIQEQPAGDEQAQPGLARAQPQGARSSPEEPPSGESYESCCPTSREAAVEALELLGATYVDKKRDLLGALKHWRRAMELRHQGGEYLPKPEPPQLVLAYDYSREVNTTEELEALITDPDEMRMQALLIRERILGPSHPDTSYYIRYRGAVYADSGNFERCIRLWKYALDMQQNNLEPLSPMTASSFLSFAELFSYVLQDRSAKGSLGTPIGFADLMGVLCKGVREVERALQLPKEPGDSAQFTKALAIILHLLYLLEKVECTPDQEHLKHQTVYRLLKCAPRGKNGFTPLHMAVDAETTNVGRYPVGRFPSLQVVKVLLDCGADPDSRDFDNNTPLHIAAQNNCPGIMNALIEAGAHMDATNAFKKTAYELLDEKLLAKSTIQPFNYVTLQCLAARALDKNKIPYKGFIPEELEAFIELH; encoded by the coding sequence ATGGACCTCCACACCGCCGTGTACAATGCAGCCCGCGACGGCAAGCTGCAGCTCCTTCAGAAGCTGCTCAGCGGCCGGAGCCGGGAGGAGCTGGAAGAGCTGACGGGCGAGGTGGCCAGCGGGGGTACGCCGCTGCTCATCGCCGCCCGTTACGGCCACCTGGACGTAGTCGAGTACCTGGTGGACCGGTGCGGCGCGAGTGTGGAGGCGGGCGGCTCGGTGCACTTCGATGGAGAGATCATCGAGGGCGCGCCGCCGCTGTGGGCCGCCTCGGCCGCCGGCCACTTGGACGTGGTGCGGAGCCTGCTGCGCCGCGGGGCCTCGGTGAACCGCACCACGCGTACCAACTCGACGCCCCTGCGCGCCGCCTGCTTCGACGGGCACCTGGAGGTGGTGCGCTATTTGGTGGGCGAGCACCAGGCGGACCTGGAGGTGGCCAACCGGCACGGGCACACGTGCCTCATGATCTCCTGTTACAAGGGCCACCGCGAGATCGCCCGCTACCTGCTGGAGCAGGGCGCCCAGGTGAACCGGCGCAGCGCCAAGGGCAACACAGCCCTGCACGACTGCGCCGAGTCCGGCAGCCTGGAGATTCTGCAGCTGCTGCTTGGCTGCAACGCCCGCATGGAGCGTGATGGCTACGGCATGACACCGTTGCTGGCGGCCAGCGTGACGGGCCACACCAACATCGTGGAGTACCTCATCCAGGAGCAGCCTGCTGGGGACGAGCAGGCGCAGCCCGGGCTGGCCAGGGCGCAGCCCCAGGGCGCCCGCTCGTCCCCCGAGGAACCCCCGAGCGGTGAATCGTACGAGAGCTGCTGCCCCACCAGCAGGGAAGCCGCCGTGGAAGCCTTGGAGCTGCTGGGAGCCACCTACGTGGATAAGAAGCGGGATCTGCTCGGCGCCCTGAAACACTGGAGACGGGCCATGGAGCTGCGGCACCAGGGGGGCGAGTATCTGCCCAAACCGGAGCCCCCGCAACTGGTCCTGGCCTATGACTACTCGAGGGAGGTGAACACCACCGAGGAACTGGAGGCGCTCATCACCGACCCAGATGAGATGCGCATGCAGGCCCTGCTGATCCGAGAGCGCATCCTAGGTCCTTCCCACCCAGACACGTCCTACTACATCCGCTACCGGGGCGCTGTGTACGCTGACTCGGGCAACTTCGAGCGCTGCATCCGCCTTTGGAAGTATGCCCTGGACATGCAGCAAAACAACCTGGAGCCTCTGAGTCCCATGACGGCCAGCAGTTTCCTGTCCTTCGCCGAACTCTTCTCCTACGTGCTCCAGGACCGCTCGGCCAAGGGCAGCCTAGGCACGCCCATCGGCTTCGCAGACCTCATGGGGGTGCTGTGCAAAGGGGTGCGGGAAGTGGAGCGGGCCCTGCAGCTGCCCAAGGAGCCCGGGGACTCGGCACAGTTTACCAAGGCCCTGGCCATCATCCTCCACCTGCTCTACCTGTTGGAGAAGGTGGAGTGTACGCCCGACCAGGAGCACCTGAAACACCAGACAGTCTACCGGCTGCTCAAGTGCGCCCCTCGCGGCAAGAACGGCTTCACCCCTCTGCACATGGCCGTGGATGCAGAGACCACCAACGTGGGCCGCTACCCGGTGGGCAGGTTCCCCTCCCTGCAGGTGGTCAAGGTCCTGCTGGACTGCGGGGCCGACCCAGACAGCCGGGACTTTGACAACAACACCCCACTGCACATCGCAGCACAGAACAACTGCCCGGGCATCATGAACGCCCTGATTGAGGCGGGGGCCCACATGGACGCCACCAACGCCTTCAAGAAGACGGCCTACGAGCTGCTGGACGAGAAGCTGCTGGCCAAGAGCACCATCCAGCCCTTCAACTACGTGACCCTGCAGTGCCTTGCGGCCCGCGCCCTGGACAAGAACAAGATTCCCTACAAGGGCTTCATCCCTGAGGAGCTGGAGGCCTTCATCGAGCTGCACTGA